From Candoia aspera isolate rCanAsp1 chromosome 4, rCanAsp1.hap2, whole genome shotgun sequence, a single genomic window includes:
- the KLF6 gene encoding Krueppel-like factor 6: protein MDVLPMCSIFQELQIVHDTGYFSALPSLEEYWQQTCLELERYLQSEPCYVSASEIKFDSQEDLWTKIILAREKKEESELKTASAPKEDHLNSQSLETNSLNSDISSESSDSSEELSPTTKFTSDLISDVLGLASAGNLSSSVTSTPPSSPELGKEPSSQPWNCAPSELHSPGKIRTGGKTVEKGTLVSGDASPDGRRRVHRCHFNGCRKVYTKSSHLKAHQRTHTGEKPYRCSWEGCEWRFARSDELTRHFRKHTGAKPFKCNHCDRCFSRSDHLALHMKRHL, encoded by the exons ATGGATGTACTTCCAATGTGTAGCATCTTTCAGGAACTCCAAATTGTCCACGACACTGGTTACTTCTCCGCCTTGCCATCTCTGGAGGAATACTGGCAACAG ACTTGCTTAGAGCTGGAGCGATACCTGCAGAGTGAGCCCTGCTACGTGTCTGCCTCTGAGATAAAATTTGACAGTCAGGAGGATTTGTGGACCAAAATTATTTTGGCACgagagaaaaaggaggaatcTGAACTGAAGACAGCAAGTGCTCCAAAGGAGGACCACCTCAATAGCCAGAGTTTAGAGACTAACAGTTTGAATTCTGATATCAGTAGCGAATCTTCAGACAGTTCCGAGGAACTTTCTCCTACAACAAAATTTACCTCGGATCTCATAAGTGATGTCTTAGGCTTGGCCAGTGCTGGAAACTTGAGTTCGTCTGTCACTTCtactcctccttcttcccctgaaCTGGGCAAGGAGCCATCTTCTCAACCATGGAATTGTGCCCCCAGTGAGTTGCATTCGCCTGGCAAAATCCGTACTGGTGGAAAGACTGTTGAAAAGGGTACCCTGGTCAGTGGGGACGCCTCTCCTGATGGGAGGAGGCGAGTTCATCGGTGCCACTTCAATGGGTGCAGGAAGGTTTATACCAAAAGTTCACATCTGAAAGCACATCAGCGTACCCATACAG gaGAAAAGCCTTACAGATGTTCATGGGAAGGTTGTGAGTGGCGTTTTGCAAGGAGTGATGAGCTAACCAGACATTTCAGAAAGCACACGGGTGCAAAACCTTTTAAATGTAATCACTGTGACAG GTGCTTCTCCAGGTCTGATCATTTGGCTCTTCACATGAAGAGGCATCTCTGA